The Fortiea contorta PCC 7126 genome has a segment encoding these proteins:
- a CDS encoding LCP family protein → MTIQRTSAEDNQSAKAPNSGDKNSANAKAGRWLWFWVGMGGIAMVSAMAGALLAVSLTSTPLQQAQLSPQEEAVFDSDRIAGGGLRFSQLTRPVNLLVMGMSVLPPDIQNPPAETKNLRYLPQLNSFDGLADVMLLVKFDPETKKMVMLSIPRDTRTDIEGHGVKKINAANLEGGPALTAKTVSNLLGGAGIDRYVRINVLGVAKLIDALGGVTVYVPKDMKYQDDSQHLYINLKAGKQHLKGEQAMQLLRFRHDELGDIGRVQRQQMVIRALMEQSLNPATVAKLPQILDVVKEHIDTNLTVEELVALVGFGVRTNRANTQMLMLPGRFSEKREYDASYWLPNKDSIAKLMAQHFGLESPNLQEASEPGALRIAIQDSTGSDRSTLRPLIRSLEKAGYRNVYIAQAWGEPLDVTHIVAQQGDGNSAESIRQSLGFGEVRVESTGNLGSDVSIQVGKDWLRQKEILDKSRKL, encoded by the coding sequence GTGACCATTCAAAGAACTTCAGCAGAAGACAACCAATCGGCAAAAGCGCCCAACTCTGGCGATAAAAATTCTGCTAATGCTAAAGCTGGACGTTGGCTATGGTTTTGGGTAGGGATGGGCGGTATTGCAATGGTTTCGGCAATGGCGGGGGCGCTGTTGGCGGTTTCTCTGACTAGTACGCCGCTGCAGCAAGCTCAACTCAGTCCCCAAGAAGAAGCGGTATTTGATAGCGATCGCATCGCTGGCGGTGGTTTACGATTTTCTCAATTAACTCGCCCTGTGAATCTCTTGGTGATGGGAATGAGTGTGTTACCACCTGATATCCAAAACCCTCCCGCAGAAACCAAAAATCTCCGCTATTTACCCCAGTTAAACTCCTTTGATGGTCTTGCTGATGTCATGCTCTTGGTCAAATTTGACCCAGAGACAAAAAAGATGGTCATGCTCTCGATTCCTAGAGACACTCGCACAGACATAGAGGGACATGGAGTTAAAAAAATTAATGCCGCTAATTTGGAAGGTGGGCCAGCTTTAACTGCTAAAACTGTTAGTAACCTCCTAGGTGGAGCGGGAATTGACCGCTATGTCCGCATTAATGTTTTGGGTGTGGCTAAACTCATTGATGCTTTGGGTGGTGTGACTGTTTATGTCCCCAAAGATATGAAGTATCAAGATGATTCTCAACATTTATACATCAATTTGAAGGCAGGTAAGCAACATCTCAAGGGCGAACAGGCGATGCAATTACTGCGTTTTCGCCACGACGAACTAGGAGATATCGGCCGGGTGCAGCGGCAACAAATGGTGATTCGTGCTTTGATGGAACAAAGCCTCAATCCCGCTACTGTTGCGAAATTACCGCAAATTTTAGATGTAGTTAAGGAACATATTGATACTAACTTGACAGTTGAGGAGCTAGTTGCACTCGTGGGTTTTGGTGTGCGGACAAATCGTGCCAATACACAAATGTTAATGCTTCCTGGTCGCTTTAGCGAGAAGCGTGAGTATGATGCTAGCTATTGGTTGCCGAATAAAGACAGTATTGCTAAATTGATGGCGCAGCACTTTGGGCTGGAATCACCAAATCTACAAGAAGCTTCAGAACCCGGCGCTTTACGGATAGCAATCCAAGATAGCACAGGTAGCGATCGCTCTACGCTTCGACCTTTAATTAGAAGCTTGGAAAAAGCCGGATATCGTAATGTCTACATCGCTCAAGCATGGGGTGAACCTCTAGACGTCACCCATATCGTCGCGCAACAAGGCGACGGTAACAGCGCTGAATCCATTCGCCAAAGTTTAGGTTTTGGGGAAGTGAGGGTAGAAAGTACGGGAAATCTTGGCTCAGATGTCAGCATCCAAGTAGGTAAAGATTGGTTGCGACAAAAAGAAATTCTCGATAAATCTAGAAAACTTTAA
- a CDS encoding AI-2E family transporter produces the protein MQTRKLFDWWETLTPIARIGAIALFIPLLVLNGWAISAIFNYFHSLIVILVGASVLAFLLNYPVSWMERHGARREPIAILVFLLALSILLALGVTLFPLALTQAQQLVARIPELIDSGRSQLMMLNEKVEVFGLPINLDALVSQINDRVKGQLQAIAGQVLNLAVVTVTSLLDFVLTMILTFYLLQHGGELWQSLVEWLPSRFRDPFSKTLRLSFQNFFITQLILATCIASALIPTFLWLKVPFGLLFGLTIGIMALVPFGGSVGIALTTLLVSLQDFWMGARVLMAAVIVQQILENLIAPRILGSFTGLNPVWVVISVLTGARIGGLLGVIVAVPTAVVIKTALSALRPIAESNQTLEGTEDITTPAVAVESVTTEAKNSLSISEATSP, from the coding sequence ATGCAGACACGCAAGCTATTCGACTGGTGGGAGACACTAACACCCATCGCACGCATCGGCGCGATCGCACTTTTTATCCCCCTGCTAGTTCTCAATGGTTGGGCGATTTCGGCGATTTTTAATTATTTTCATTCTCTGATAGTCATTTTAGTCGGAGCTTCAGTCCTAGCTTTTCTGCTCAACTACCCTGTTAGCTGGATGGAGCGCCACGGTGCGAGGCGAGAGCCGATCGCTATTTTAGTGTTTTTATTGGCTCTATCGATTTTGTTGGCCTTGGGCGTGACTCTTTTTCCTCTAGCCCTGACCCAAGCGCAGCAACTAGTAGCCCGCATCCCAGAGTTAATTGACTCTGGGCGCTCTCAGTTAATGATGTTAAATGAGAAAGTAGAAGTTTTCGGTCTACCAATCAATCTTGATGCTTTGGTGTCACAAATCAACGATCGCGTCAAGGGACAACTACAAGCGATCGCTGGACAAGTTTTAAATTTGGCTGTAGTCACCGTCACTAGCCTGCTAGACTTCGTGTTGACGATGATTTTGACTTTCTATCTTTTACAGCATGGCGGCGAACTTTGGCAAAGTCTTGTAGAATGGCTTCCCTCTCGATTTCGAGATCCTTTCTCCAAAACCCTACGCCTCAGCTTTCAAAATTTCTTTATCACCCAACTAATCTTAGCTACCTGCATCGCCTCAGCCTTAATTCCCACATTTTTGTGGCTCAAGGTACCCTTCGGCTTACTCTTTGGCTTAACAATTGGGATTATGGCCCTGGTTCCCTTTGGTGGTTCTGTTGGTATCGCCCTGACTACCTTGTTAGTGTCATTGCAAGATTTCTGGATGGGGGCGAGAGTATTGATGGCGGCGGTGATTGTGCAGCAAATTCTCGAAAATTTAATTGCACCGCGCATTTTAGGCAGTTTTACTGGCTTGAATCCTGTTTGGGTAGTGATTTCTGTCTTGACTGGTGCCAGAATTGGCGGGTTGTTGGGTGTGATTGTGGCGGTACCGACTGCAGTTGTGATTAAAACTGCTTTAAGCGCCCTGCGTCCCATAGCAGAGAGTAACCAAACCCTGGAAGGTACCGAAGATATAACCACACCCGCTGTTGCTGTGGAATCTGTAACCACCGAAGCCAAAAATTCCTTGAGTATTTCCGAGGCGACATCGCCATAA
- a CDS encoding serpin family protein: MNEHKWSEERENFLQRRYAVRLGRRYALAAAGVMLLGVLGCSQVNSSTSALAQSRSPETETSLPKKTAMSDTKIVDASNKFGFKLFSEVRKNDSGETNSFISPSSVAIALAMTYNGASGSTQQAMAKTLELQGISLPEINSAYAAFKTVLENPDPQIQLTIANSLWADKDASFRPDFLQKAQEFYKAQVTTLNFQDAAAPNIINKWVSDNTQGKIDKIVGTLDPEQVLFLINAIYFKGQWTDKFDKKQTANYPFNTTSGQQKQQQMMSQNGEYLYHENDKFQAVSLPYGKDGKISFYIFLPKQNSNLQAFEQSLNSENWEKWMTQFRKRDGFIRLPRFKTDYEVTLNDALKALGMEEAFSSKANFSGMGKNLAISEVKHKTFVEVNEEGTEAAAATSVGIVATSLREKPQPFRMIVDRPFFCAIRDHQTGSILFMGSIVDPQ; encoded by the coding sequence ATGAACGAGCACAAATGGAGTGAAGAGAGAGAAAATTTCTTGCAAAGACGTTACGCTGTGCGTCTGGGACGACGTTACGCCTTAGCCGCCGCAGGTGTGATGCTACTGGGTGTCTTAGGCTGTTCTCAGGTTAATAGTAGTACGAGTGCCTTAGCTCAATCTCGTTCACCAGAAACGGAAACTTCTTTACCTAAAAAAACAGCTATGTCTGATACAAAAATTGTTGACGCTAGCAATAAATTTGGTTTCAAACTATTTTCGGAAGTTCGGAAAAATGACAGCGGTGAAACCAACTCTTTCATCTCACCTTCAAGTGTAGCGATCGCTCTAGCTATGACCTACAATGGCGCTAGCGGTTCTACACAACAAGCAATGGCGAAAACCCTCGAATTACAGGGTATTAGCCTCCCAGAAATCAACTCTGCTTACGCCGCATTCAAGACTGTTTTAGAAAATCCTGATCCACAAATTCAACTGACTATTGCTAACTCCCTTTGGGCAGATAAAGATGCTAGCTTCCGTCCAGATTTCTTGCAAAAAGCTCAGGAATTTTATAAAGCTCAAGTAACCACTTTAAATTTCCAAGATGCCGCAGCACCTAACATTATTAATAAATGGGTGAGTGACAATACACAAGGCAAAATTGATAAAATAGTCGGCACACTCGACCCAGAGCAAGTGCTGTTTTTAATTAATGCTATATATTTTAAAGGTCAATGGACTGATAAATTTGACAAGAAACAAACTGCTAACTACCCTTTTAACACCACTTCCGGACAACAGAAACAGCAGCAGATGATGTCACAAAATGGTGAATATCTGTACCATGAAAATGATAAATTTCAGGCAGTTAGTTTACCATACGGCAAAGATGGCAAAATCAGTTTCTATATCTTTTTACCCAAACAAAACTCTAATCTCCAAGCCTTTGAGCAAAGCTTGAATTCTGAAAACTGGGAAAAATGGATGACTCAATTCAGAAAACGGGACGGTTTTATTCGCTTACCTCGGTTTAAAACCGATTATGAAGTTACACTCAATGATGCCTTGAAAGCTTTAGGCATGGAAGAAGCTTTTAGTAGTAAAGCTAATTTTTCTGGTATGGGTAAAAATTTAGCTATCAGCGAAGTTAAACACAAAACTTTTGTCGAAGTAAACGAAGAAGGCACAGAAGCAGCAGCAGCTACATCAGTGGGGATAGTAGCGACATCTTTGCGAGAAAAACCACAACCATTTAGAATGATTGTTGATCGTCCCTTCTTCTGTGCCATTCGCGATCACCAAACAGGTAGTATTCTCTTCATGGGTTCAATTGTTGACCCGCAATGA
- a CDS encoding S8 family serine peptidase: MNKKLTWIIWGLSASCLSLPVFGAALQTSLGTNGIDALRLHQAPYNLSGRKIAIGQVEIGRPGMFGWDKAVSKNRAISLAGVFLRNNPAKSNSGVDSHAYNVAGVMVSRDKALPGVAPNARLYSSAVGSIKNMGQPEECLSTQHVAMQNGGDIRAINFSFGEPLNRDPRPEAVLDGNALLTQCIDWSSRVHNVVYAIAGNQGKGGIPIPTDNYNAINVAFSSRRGGVFNKVDVSNLAGSIEGVTGRLAGKEFNSDGRRAVGIVAPGSNISLLNPDGRLNKVTGTSFAAPHVTATVALLQELGDTKLRTKQANWSIDSRRHQVMKAILLNSADKIQDMGDGLRLGMTRTMIDKQNQSWLDSEAYKDSKIPLDSQMGAGHLNAFRAYQQFNAGQWQPSQPVSALGWDYRTVDAASSAEYIFAHPLREKSFVAITLTWDRLVELNDRNQNQLYDVEENFSDRGLNNLDLYLVKADAKNLEEATVCNSISEIDNVEHIFCPIPATGKYKIRVHYRQKVNEATQPYALAWWTVPAN, encoded by the coding sequence ATGAACAAAAAACTAACCTGGATAATTTGGGGATTGAGTGCTTCTTGCTTGAGTTTGCCTGTATTCGGTGCAGCTTTGCAAACTTCTTTAGGAACTAATGGTATTGATGCGCTGAGGTTACATCAAGCTCCTTATAATTTGAGTGGTCGCAAAATAGCCATTGGTCAGGTAGAAATTGGTCGCCCAGGGATGTTTGGCTGGGACAAGGCGGTATCTAAAAATCGTGCTATTTCCTTGGCTGGAGTGTTTTTGCGGAATAACCCAGCTAAATCGAATAGTGGTGTTGACTCCCACGCTTACAATGTTGCTGGCGTCATGGTAAGTCGAGACAAAGCTTTACCGGGAGTAGCACCGAACGCAAGGCTATATTCTTCTGCTGTTGGCTCTATTAAAAATATGGGTCAGCCGGAAGAATGTTTATCAACGCAACATGTAGCGATGCAAAACGGGGGTGATATTCGGGCGATTAACTTCAGCTTTGGCGAACCCTTAAACCGCGATCCCCGTCCAGAGGCTGTTTTAGATGGTAATGCTTTACTAACACAGTGCATCGACTGGTCTAGCCGTGTGCACAATGTTGTGTATGCGATCGCAGGTAATCAAGGCAAAGGTGGTATTCCCATTCCCACAGATAACTATAACGCCATCAACGTAGCTTTTTCATCCCGTCGGGGAGGCGTTTTTAATAAAGTTGATGTGTCTAACCTAGCTGGCTCTATCGAGGGAGTCACTGGGAGATTAGCAGGGAAAGAATTCAATAGTGACGGGCGTCGCGCCGTGGGGATAGTTGCGCCAGGAAGCAACATTTCTTTGCTGAATCCAGACGGCAGACTCAATAAAGTTACAGGTACGAGTTTCGCTGCGCCTCATGTTACAGCTACCGTTGCCTTATTACAAGAATTGGGTGATACAAAACTGCGAACAAAACAAGCGAATTGGAGTATTGATTCTCGCCGTCATCAAGTGATGAAAGCAATATTGCTCAATTCTGCAGACAAAATCCAAGATATGGGTGATGGTTTGCGGTTGGGAATGACGCGGACAATGATTGATAAACAAAATCAAAGCTGGCTGGATTCCGAAGCTTACAAAGATTCCAAAATTCCCTTAGATTCGCAAATGGGAGCAGGTCATTTAAACGCATTTCGAGCTTATCAGCAATTTAATGCTGGTCAATGGCAACCGTCCCAACCAGTGTCTGCTCTTGGTTGGGATTATCGCACAGTTGATGCCGCTTCATCTGCGGAATATATTTTCGCCCACCCTTTACGGGAAAAGAGCTTTGTTGCCATTACCTTAACTTGGGATCGGCTGGTAGAACTCAACGATCGCAATCAAAATCAGCTCTATGATGTGGAAGAGAATTTTAGCGATCGCGGTTTGAATAACCTTGACCTTTATCTAGTCAAAGCCGACGCTAAAAATTTAGAGGAAGCTACTGTTTGTAACTCAATTAGCGAAATTGATAACGTAGAACATATTTTTTGTCCCATTCCAGCTACAGGAAAATATAAAATCCGCGTCCACTATCGTCAAAAGGTCAATGAAGCCACTCAACCCTACGCTTTAGCTTGGTGGACTGTTCCTGCGAATTGA
- the tadA gene encoding tRNA adenosine(34) deaminase TadA, translating into MSPEYLTHRKWMSRAVELAQAAGDAGEVPVGAVIIDAAGNLLAEGENRKERDQDPTAHAEIIALRAAAQSLQSWRLHDCTLYVTLEPCPMCAGAIVQSRIGLLVYGVDDTKTGAIRTVDNIPDSAASNHRLSVIGGVLESVCRQQLQAWFATRRKRT; encoded by the coding sequence ATGTCACCAGAATATCTCACGCACAGAAAATGGATGAGTCGGGCTGTGGAACTGGCGCAGGCTGCGGGTGATGCTGGTGAAGTTCCTGTGGGTGCAGTGATTATTGATGCAGCGGGTAATTTGCTTGCGGAAGGTGAAAATAGGAAAGAACGCGACCAAGACCCTACGGCTCATGCGGAAATTATCGCTTTGAGGGCTGCTGCTCAAAGTTTACAGAGTTGGCGTCTGCATGATTGCACTCTCTATGTAACTTTAGAACCTTGTCCGATGTGTGCAGGTGCGATCGTTCAGTCCCGTATCGGCTTGTTGGTCTACGGGGTGGACGATACAAAAACTGGCGCAATTCGTACGGTTGACAACATCCCTGATAGTGCTGCTTCAAATCATCGCCTGAGCGTGATTGGGGGCGTTTTAGAGTCTGTTTGTCGTCAGCAGTTACAAGCTTGGTTTGCTACCCGAAGAAAGCGCACTTAG
- a CDS encoding lysophospholipid acyltransferase family protein, with protein MEFYSADSNRQRKLANTSANTQVVHTTSRVSPWIGPLAYILGRHFLLPFFFDNIKIVGQENIPQSGPIILAPTHRSRWDALLVPYVAMGCRMAKDLRFMVTVTECQGLQGWFVQRLGGFPVDPKRPSITTLRHGVDLLLQRKTLVIFPEGDIYRDGEVHPLKPGIGRLALSAEFSQPGLGVKIIPISINYSQSYPTWGTDVMIQIAPSIKVADYTNGCMKQDAQRLTGDLTKVLQQLSHQESGITTHAFAEIPNS; from the coding sequence ATGGAATTTTACTCTGCCGACAGTAACCGCCAGCGAAAATTAGCGAATACCTCAGCAAATACTCAGGTGGTTCATACTACCTCGCGGGTTTCGCCTTGGATAGGCCCTCTGGCGTATATATTGGGACGTCATTTTCTCCTACCATTTTTCTTTGACAATATTAAAATTGTCGGACAAGAAAATATTCCTCAATCTGGCCCTATAATTCTGGCGCCTACCCATCGGTCGCGTTGGGATGCTTTACTCGTACCTTATGTGGCTATGGGTTGTAGGATGGCAAAAGATTTGCGGTTTATGGTGACTGTTACTGAATGTCAGGGGCTACAAGGCTGGTTTGTACAGCGATTGGGTGGATTTCCTGTAGATCCTAAACGTCCATCAATTACTACTCTGCGACATGGGGTTGATTTGCTGCTGCAGAGGAAAACTTTGGTAATTTTTCCGGAAGGTGACATTTATCGTGATGGTGAAGTTCATCCGCTAAAACCGGGAATTGGGCGTCTGGCGTTGAGTGCAGAATTTAGTCAGCCTGGACTGGGGGTGAAAATTATCCCTATCAGCATTAATTACAGCCAAAGTTATCCTACCTGGGGTACGGATGTCATGATTCAAATTGCACCGTCGATCAAGGTTGCAGACTATACCAATGGCTGTATGAAACAAGATGCTCAACGCTTGACTGGTGACTTAACCAAGGTTTTGCAACAATTGAGCCATCAAGAATCAGGAATTACTACTCATGCGTTTGCGGAAATTCCTAATTCTTGA